From the genome of Candidatus Deferrimicrobium borealis:
CGAGGGGGGGAAGCAGCGCGAGGTCTACGTCGCACGAAAAGAGGAGTAATACGACTGCCGATACCGCATGACGCCCGGAGAGGGGAGCGGACCCACTCCCGTACGAAATGCACTCCCTGGGGACCCCTTGGCTCGAATAGGATGAGGCAAACATGATGATACATGCACGCCGTTCTCTGCGTTATGCCCGCGCGCTCCTGCTCTCCTGCGCGTTTCTCCTGCTGCCGCTTGCCCGAGGCCTGGCGGCGGGTCCCGAAAACGCCGGCGAGGCGCTCCTGCGGCGGGTCGGCGAGCGGTACGCCGCCGCGCACACCCTGTCCGCGAAGTTCCGCCAGGAGATCCCGCTCCAGAACGTCGGGATCGTCCGGAAGGCGTCCGGGACCGTGTACTTCGGCCGGCCGCTCAAGATGCGGTGGGACTACAAGGGGCCCGAAGCGCAGCTGTTCCTCGCCGACGGCCGGTACTTCTACTTCCGCCCGGCGGGATCGTCGCAGGTGATCCGCCGCGGCGTCGACGAGAAGGGACTCGGCGGGAAGATCCCGCTGCTGCTGCTGTTCGGCAAGGGGGAGCTCACCAATCTCTTCCGCGTGGACGCCGCCGACGCGCGCAAGGGCGGCGAAGAGACGGTCCTGCGACTCTCCCCCCTGGGCGACGGAGCTCCCGAGGTCCGTCGGATCGATCTCGTCGTCGGCACGGAGGACGCGCTCATCCGCGAGATTCACGTCTTCGACCGGCTCGGCGGGGAGAACCGCCTCTACCTCACCGACGTGACGCTCGATCCTTCCCTGCCCGCCGACCTTTTCCGGTTCCGGAAGCCGGCCGGTGTCTCCGTGGTGGACGGGTGACGCGGGCGGCGCGGAAGGAGGCGACGGTTCGCATCCACAACCTCGGGTGCGGAAAGAACGCCGTGGACGCCGAGGTCATGGCGGGACTCCTGTCGGAAGGGGGGTTTCTCGTGGTACCCGGCGGCCGGGCCGACGCGGCGGTTCTGAACACGTGCGGGTTCGTGCGGGCAGCCAAGGAAGAGTCGATCGAGGCGATCCTCTCCCTTGCGGCGGAGAAGCGGCGGGGACGGATCCGGCGCCTGGTCGTCGCCGGCTGCATGGCACAGCGGTATCGGGACGAACTCCCGGAACTTCTTCCTGAGGTCGACCTGTTCCTCGGCCCCGGCGACATCCC
Proteins encoded in this window:
- a CDS encoding outer membrane lipoprotein carrier protein LolA, translating into MMIHARRSLRYARALLLSCAFLLLPLARGLAAGPENAGEALLRRVGERYAAAHTLSAKFRQEIPLQNVGIVRKASGTVYFGRPLKMRWDYKGPEAQLFLADGRYFYFRPAGSSQVIRRGVDEKGLGGKIPLLLLFGKGELTNLFRVDAADARKGGEETVLRLSPLGDGAPEVRRIDLVVGTEDALIREIHVFDRLGGENRLYLTDVTLDPSLPADLFRFRKPAGVSVVDG